A single window of Syntrophorhabdus sp. DNA harbors:
- a CDS encoding ABC transporter ATP-binding protein, with amino-acid sequence MSAVLTVEKINSYYGKSHILFDVSFDVRKGETLCLMGRNGAGKTTTFKTLVMVVHPKNGRVIFNGRDIGGMKPYRIARLGLGLVPEDRKIFGPLTVKENLILGTTTGKKGTWSLDLVYEFFPVLKEFENRAGGTLSGGEQQMLTIARTLMGNPDVLLLDEPSEGLSPVMVNTLKDLVLKLKGAGTTILLSEQNIKFAMAVSDCVVIIDKGHIRYESDIQTFREDEGIKRQYLAV; translated from the coding sequence ATGTCCGCAGTCCTGACGGTCGAGAAGATCAACTCTTATTACGGCAAGAGTCACATACTGTTTGATGTCAGCTTTGATGTCCGCAAGGGGGAGACCCTCTGTCTCATGGGGCGCAACGGAGCGGGAAAGACAACGACCTTCAAGACCCTTGTCATGGTGGTACACCCGAAGAACGGCAGGGTCATATTCAATGGAAGGGACATAGGTGGTATGAAACCTTACAGGATAGCCCGGCTCGGCCTCGGTCTCGTGCCGGAGGACAGAAAGATCTTCGGTCCCCTCACCGTGAAGGAGAACCTGATACTGGGGACGACCACGGGAAAAAAGGGTACGTGGAGCCTTGACCTCGTCTACGAGTTCTTCCCCGTGCTCAAAGAGTTCGAGAACCGCGCGGGAGGGACACTCTCGGGCGGCGAGCAGCAGATGCTCACCATCGCGCGGACGCTTATGGGAAACCCCGATGTGCTCCTCCTCGATGAGCCCAGCGAGGGCCTGAGCCCGGTGATGGTGAACACACTGAAAGACCTTGTGCTGAAACTTAAGGGGGCAGGCACCACCATCCTCCTTTCGGAGCAGAACATCAAATTCGCGATGGCGGTTTCCGATTGCGTGGTCATTATCGACAAGGGGCATATCAGGTATGAGTCCGATATCCAGACCTTCAGGGAAGACGAAGGGATAAAGAGACAGTACCTGGCCGTA